A window from Cryptomeria japonica chromosome 1, Sugi_1.0, whole genome shotgun sequence encodes these proteins:
- the LOC131074619 gene encoding ankyrin repeat-containing protein ITN1 has protein sequence MENISHFFEACERGKINEVKDLLEQHDLSSLIEDKTRDGRTCLHAAVISGNRDLLRALAEKLRDSGLINTIKKTDEQGDTPLHLAVREDAVELVKILVELDDNLFDCANKEGQTPLKLAVSLGFKEAVEILVSHTSNALHYIVELNQVKLVEYLRRKKVLSELINQPFQPARNPPAKENCATNASKNEGNCATNSHHVQPIDGGEHHPKGKTPSNTENDQPIVRPGDTPLHIAARNKYGHMVDLLLKVDGVEKLARNSESKTPCEIAREVTEYHESFRIIRKLGDFRGKTKRFMYCAPQVSHKKYMKARSMVDKAYEERRNAELVVAALLAAMTCAAAFTVPGGFNSESPVKGDQGSPIPSFNHVHDDQGSPLLISLVSFKLFIIFDCIAFFLSLFVCIMWEMSSELTTGDKMLFMTVNSSVVCCSFGFTAYGFMSGVYAMLARKVETFSWVVLGSLIAITICGVLAFIRQSVHFAVKRARLHRLCGVSCFVDDIVEKVWSLAERCGLLNLVRCGDDVSRDIISGQVLCCKPTPQQTVGSHNSRSSPSCCFNHV, from the exons atggaGAACATATCGCACTTCTTTGAAGCTTGTGAAAGGGGTAAAATAAACGAGGTCAAAGATCTGCTCGAACAGCATGATCTGTCAAGCTTAATCGAAGACAAGACTCGAGATGGAAGAACATGTTTACATGCGGCAGTAATTTCAGGAAACCGAG ATTTGTTGCGAGCGTTGGCAGAAAAGCTAAGAGACTCAG GTTTAATCAACACAATAAAAAAGACGGATGAACAAGGAGACACGCCTTTGCATTTAGCTGTAAGGGAAGATGCCGTGGAGCTGGTAAAAATTTTGGTAGAATTGGATGACAATTTGTTTGATTGTGCAAATAAAGAAGGCCAAACTCCACTAAAATTGGCTGTCAGTTTGGGATTCAAAGAAGCCGTAGAGATTTTGGTAAGTCACACATCAAACGCCCTGCACTACATTGTGGAGCTTAACCAAGTCAAGCTTGTTGAATATTTAAGGAGGAAAAAGGTATTGTCAGAACTTATCAATCAACCTTTTCAGCCTGCCCGAAATCCTCCCGCTAAAGAAAATTGTGCTACAAATGCATCCAAAAATGAAGGTAATTGTGCTACTAATTCCCACCATGTCCAGCCAATTGATGGAGGAGAGCACCATCCCAAGGGGAAAACTCCCTCAAATACCGAGAATGACCAGCCAATTGTTCGACCAGGGGACACGCCTTTGCACATTGCAGCAAGGAACAAATATGGGCAC ATGGTTGATTTGTTGCTGAAAGTGGATGGCGTGGAGAAGCTTGCCCGGAACAGTGAGAGCAAGACACCATGTGAGATTGCAAGAGAAGTCACAGAGTACCACGAATCTTTCAGGATTATAAGAAAGCTGGGAGATTTTAGAGGGAAGACTAAGCGATTCATGTACTGTGCACCACAGGTGAGCCATAAAAAGTACATGAAAGCGAGGTCAATGGTAGACAAAGCCTACGAAGAGAGACGCAATGCAGAACTAGTGGTGGCAGCGTTGCTGGCTGCCATGACATGTGCCGCAGCCTTCACCGTCCCAGGAGGTTTCAATTCGGAGAGTCCGGTAAAAGGGGATCAAGGGAGCCCTATTCCTAGCTTTAATCATGTACACGATGATCAAGGGAGCCCTCTTCTTATATCCCTTGTTTCGTTTAAGCTCTTCATTATTTTTGACTGCATAGCCTTCTTTCTATCCCTCTTCGTTTGTATAATGTGGGAAATGAGCTCAGAGCTTACCACAGGGGACAAGATGTTGTTCATGACTGTCAACAGTTCAGTGGTTTGCTGTAGCTTTGGATTCACCGCTTATGGGTTTATGTCTGGAGTGTATGCCATGCTGGCCCGTAAGGTTGAGACCTTCTCTTGGGTTGTTTTGGGAAGTCTCATTGCCATTACAATATGTGGTGTCCTCGCATTTATCCGTCAGTCGGTACACTTTGCAGTGAAGCGGGCAAGATTACACCGCCTATGCGGTGTATCTTGTTTTGTGGATGATATTGTTGAAAAGGTGTGGTCTCTAGCAGAACGTTGTGGACTTCTTAACCTTGTCCGTTGTGGTGATGATGTTTCCCGTGATATAATCAGTGGGCAGGTTTTGTGCTGTAAGCCGACTCCTCAACAAACTGTTGGCTCTCACAACTCCCGCTCATCGCCCTCGTGCTGCTTCAACCATGTTTAG